In Marinobacter sp. M3C, the genomic stretch TTGACGGCCAGCTGGCCAGAGGAAAGGTAGGTGTAGAGGTGGTGGCGTCACAGCTGCACATGAGCCGCTATACCTTGCACAAAAAGCTGCGAGCGGAAGGGCTAACTTTCGCGCGTATATTAGAGGACGTTCGCCGCAAGCAGGCGTTGGCCTACATGCAAGATAAAACCAAGCCGCTGGTAGAAATTGCCGAGCATCTTGGATTTTCAGAATTGAGTGCATTCAGCCGGGCGTTCAAGCGCTGGATGGGCTCGTCGCCGGCTGAATACCGCTCGGTCAGGTTTTCCTGAATCGAGCTTAGAACTTTTTAAACACCAGGCTGCCGTTGGTGCCGCCAAAGCCGAAACTGTTGCTCATCACATATTCCAGGTTCTGGTTTTCGCGCACTTCGCGCACGACCGGATAACCTTCTGCGCCTTCATCCAGATTTTCGATGTTGGCTGATGGGCAAATAAAGCTTTCACGCTGCATGATCAGGCTGTAAATGGCTTCGTGCACGCCGGCCGCGCCCAGAGCGTGGCCGCTCAGTGCTTTGGTAGAGCTCAGCGGCGGAATGCGGTCACCGAAGGCCTGCTTGATAGCTTTCAGTTCGGTGATGTCGCCGGCCGGCGTGCTGGTGCCGTGGGTGTTGATGTAGCTGATTTCGCCGTCGATGTTTTTCATCGCCTGCTGCATGCAGCGTACTGCACCCTCGCCGCTGGGGGCGACCATATCGGCGCCATCAGAGGTTGCGCCAAAGCCGACGACTTCCGCCAGAATGTTGGCGCCGCGGGCTTGTGCGTGTTCTAGAGCTTCCAGCACCAGGGTGCCGCCGCCGCCAGAAATCACGAAACCGTCACGGTTAGCATCGTAGGTGCGCGACGCTTTCTCCGGGGTGTCGTTGTACTTGGTGGACAGCGCGCCCATGGCGTCGAACAACATGCTCAGGCTCCAGTGGATGTCGTCGCCACCGCCGGCCAGCATGACGTCCTGGCGGCCCATAGCAATCAAATCTGCAGCGTGGCCAACCGCGTGGGTGCTGGTGGCACAGGCCGACGTAATGCCGTAGTTGACACCGGTGATGCCGAACGCCGTGGCAATGCTGGCATTAATAGAGCTGCCCATGGTGCGAGGCACCCGGTAAGGACCCACCCGTCGAATGCCTTTTGCACGATGGGTGTCGATGGCGTCCATCAGCTCCACGGTAGATGCACCACCGGTGCCGAAAATGGCCCCGGTGGTGTTGGCGCGGATCTGCTCGTCGGTCAGGCCGGACTGGGTCAGGGCTTCGACCGTAGACAGGTAGGCATAGCCGGCAGCCGGGCACATAAAGCGCCACAGCTTGCGATCAATCAATTCTGGAAGGTTCAGGTTGATCTGACCGCAAATCTGGCTGCGTAGGCCGTTATCGCGGGCTTCTTCGCTGAAGCCGATACCGGACTTCACTTCCCGCAGTGATTTGGTTACAGCTTTTATGTCGGTTCCAAGGCTAGACACAATGCCCATCCCGGTGATTACAACGCGACGCATGTCAGTCACTCCTAAAAATTGTCGGTGGAGGTGAACAAGCCTACCCGTAGGTCTTTGGCCGTATAAATTTCCTTGCCGTCCACTTCCATGCGGCCGTCAGCGATAGCCATGGTTAGCTTGCGCTTTATAAGGCGTTTAAAATCAAGATGGTAAGTGACTTTTTTGGCATTAGGAAGAACCTGGCCAAAGAATTTCACGTCACCGGAACCCAGCGCGCGGCCTTTGCCCCGGCCGCCGGTCCATGCCAGGTAGAAACCGAGCAGCTGCCACATGGCGTCAAGCCCCAGGCAGCCCGGCATAACGGGATCGCTGTCAAAGTGAACCTTGAAGAACCACAGGTCCGGATTGATATCCAGCTCTGCGGTCAGGCCACCTTTGCCGTAAAGCCCGCCTTCGCTCCCAATATGGGTGATGCGGTCGAACATCAGCATTTCATCAATGGGCAGGCGCATGCCAGCGCCCTTGAACAATTCACCGTGACCGCAGTCGATCAGGTCTTGTTTGCTAAACGTATTGGGGTACGGGTTGGAATCCATAGTGCCGATGTCTCTTTCACAAGATGATTTTCTATAACTTTAGCTCGAAATTCGCCTGATGCTATTGACCATTAGTGGATAATTACAAAATTTGCGCAATGTTTACCCGATTTTGCCGTCTGGCCGTGGGCTAGCCAATATGTGAGTGTAGCGCCACAGGAAAATACCAAAGGCGATCAGCCATAGCAGAGTGCTGACGCCAATACCGGCGTGCCAGCCCAGAATATTGAAGGCCGTCAGCACCCTTGCCACCGCGGCCAGCTGGATCAATACAAAGGCGGTTACCATACCCCGTGGCAGCACCAGCGGCCGGCCGGTGTGGCCCAGGGTTACCCGTGCTATAACCCCGAATATCAGGCAGCCAATGGCGCCTGCGCCCGCAGCGTGGGCCCAGGCGTTTGAAGGCCATTCCAACAACAGATGGCCCGCCAACAGAACCAGCGCCACCGGCACCCACAGAATCGACAGATGTAACACCCATAACAGCGGTTCTTTATGGGTCAACCAACCTTTCCAATTGTAAAGTCGCACCAACATAATACCCGCGGCAACGATGGCCATCACGCCGGCAAGGGTGCGCCAGCCGCTCACCAGCATTGCCAGGAGCACAATCATCGCAAATACGCTGGCCATATCCAGTTTGGCCGAATTTTTCACCAGCGTAGGGCTCAGCCCCTGGCGGCTCAGATAACCGCTGGTGAAGGCCGGTGTGATCCGCCCGCCAACAATACTGATCAGGGCCAGGCCCATCAGCAGTGCACCGTAGCCATAAACCGGATCAAGACGGGTAACGAAGCCGATTTGCATCAGCCATAAGAGGCCCAGTACCACCAGTATCATCAGTTGGCGTTTCTGCCGCGCGTGCCAGACACGCCAGCCGGCATCGATCATCACCAACGGCAGAAAGGCCAGATTCACACCCTGCACCAGCCAAACGGGAAGATCACCGCCAAATGCCAGCAATAGCCGGCCAGCAAGCCATACACCCCATAATAGAGCAAGGCGCAGCCCATGAATTCGATCGGTCTGGGTCCAGGTGCATACGGCCGTTAGCAGAAAGCCCGCAATGGCGGCGGTCAGGAACCCGAACAGCATTTCGTGCTGGTGCCATAGCACCCCGGGCAAGGCTAGTGGCAGTTGTAGCGTGCCTGTTGCCTGAAGCACCCATACTGGCAACACAACAACAACCAGCAGAGCCATAGACAGGAAGAAAATGCGAAAAGGGTAACCGAACAGCTGACCGATACTGGCGCGGTCGGCGGATGGTGTCGGAATCGCCATGGGGGTCTCCGTTAATAGTGGTATTTTAAGTATATGTTAAAGGAAGGCCAGTTCAAATGACATACCCGCATAGGAGTAGTCTGCGTACAATGTCGTTTTTGTCGTCGCGCTTTTGCCCTTCGATTTGGGCCGAGAGAGACTATTTTGCGCGGTTTATAATCAATTTCATCGAAATCAAGGAACCCTCCCCGTGTACATGACTTTAAAAAGCATACACATGCTTACCGCGTATCTGACGGTGACGCTTTTCGCACTCCGCTTGCTGATGGATGCCGTGGGCCGCCCCGGTTGGCGACAAACGCCCTTGCGTTGGATTCCCCACGCTAACGACACGGTGCTGCTGGCCAGCGCTATCAGCCTGGTGTTTGTAACGCCGTGGATGCCGTTAGTCCATGGCTGGTTAACGGCCAAAATAATCTTGCTGGTGGGTTATATAATAGCCGGGCTGTTCGCTTTAAAAGTCAGCGTTGATAAGCGCGCACGCATCGTGGCAGCGGTGCTTGCACTGGTTCAGATAGCCGCAATATTTTACTTGGCGACCGCCAAGCCAATACTGTTCTCCTAACGCGTTTGGGTCGCGCTGCGGGCTGTCCTTTGTGCCCGGGGCGCACCCCATTCTTGCCCAGCCTATTATCTGTTCGCAATCTGTTGTGAGAACACAGGCGAATCTGTTACCAGCAGGGCTCCGGCAGGGAATTTAGCTTCGCAACGGGCCAAAGAGCTTTTAGCTTGCTGAATTGTCTACCCCTGGAGTTTCGGCCGGTGATAGAAAAAATGATCCTGACTGGGGCAGGCGATATTCTGAATGACGTTGCGAAAGTTCACGCGGATCTGACAGAGGACATCAGTGCAGTAGTGAATTCAGGGTCATGGTGGCTCTCGTCGCATGAAGGTATTGTCACTCAGGAGCGCTAGAGGCGCGACCCGAGAGGCTAGATCATCAGTCGATTTGAATGGCGCGCCAGACACGGCTGGGCTGGGCGCCGTCGCGCTGGTAGTCGGCACAGGTGTCGTGACGTATCAGCTCGCTCTCAAGGCAGCTCACCACCAGCTGGCCCTGCTGGTCACCGGCCTGCCAGCGGACTGGCAGCCGCAGGCGAGAGCCATCCGCATCGGTCAGTGCGTCCTCGACCCAAACCCGGGCGGTGTTGCCGCGGGCCGCGAGCCACTGAAGCGCCGCCACCTGGGCGCACTGCTCGGCGGGCGTCAGTTGCGAGTCGCCGCGGTAGCAGGGCAGGTAGGGGCGATCCTCGGCCTCGGCCTGTAACAGGCGAGGCACGTCGTCGGTAGTGAGGCGACCGTACTTGCGTCGCGCAGGGAAGACCATGACGCTGGCGGCGAGCCGACAGCCACCCAGGTGGGAACTCTCCCAGACATCGAAGGGGTAAGCACACTGCTGCGCGGCGCTGGCCAGCGCCTTGTAGCTGCGGTAACCGAACTTGGCGCAGCACTTGTCCTTCTTGCCGTGGGTGCAGCAAAGAATCAGCGATCCCTCGACGCTGCCGGCTCGCCAGCGTTCGACTGATTTCCCATCGTCGAAGGCGTGCAGTAGCTCGGCCAGTTCTTCCCTCGCTACGTCGTATGTCCGACCCTCCGGCATTAGTACCAACCGATGGTGATGAGTTGGCTGTTCCTGGCGATGTATCAGATTCACCCGACGGCCGTCGTCGGCGATGGCGTTGAGCAGGTCGAGCACCTCTTCCGGCATATCACTGGCCTGGCGGAGGTTGCGCAGCCACTTGGCCCGCGGCCAGCTGATCAGCAGGTTGCGTGTGGCATGCGCGCCAGTGCCCACTAGCGGGTCGCCGATCTCGGCGCTTTCGATGGAACAGAACTTTCTTGGGGCGGCGGTCATCGGCGACTCATCGTGGTAACGGGACGGGATCCGCCATGCGCGATCCCGGACACCACCTGGGAAATCGGCGTGGTACCCGTCAGGCTGGGCACGCAGAGCAGGCGCTGAGTATGCGGATCGCGAATGACATGCGCATCAAGGTCGAAGACTTGCTTGAGATGGGCGCTAGTAAAGATCGTTTCCGGTGGCCCGCTATGTTCGATACGGCCCTGGCGCATCATTACCAGAATGTCGGCATAGGCCGCGGCCAGATTGAGGTCGTGTAGTACCACCAGCAGTGTGCGTCCCTTGTCGTGAGCGAGCAGAACCAGTAGCTCCAGGAGGTCCACCTGGACCTTCAGATCGAGAAAGGTCGTCGGCTCGTCGAGCAGGATCAAATCTGTGTCCTGAGCCAGGATCATAGCGATCCAGCAGCGCTGGCGCTGTCCACCGGAGAGCGCGTCGACACTGCGCTCGGCAAAGTCAGTGACATCGGCGTAGACCATTGCCTCGCGAATGGCGCGCGCATCCTGCTCGGCATCCTGTCGCCACCATCGCTGGTGGGGAAAGCGCCCCATACCGACCAGTTGCCTGACCGTCAGGCCCTCCGGTGCGGAAGGGCCCTGCGGTAAGATACCCAGACGCTGTGCCACCTCGCGTGTACTGCGGCGGTGGATGTCTTTGCCATCGAGACAGACGCGTCCGGCGCTGGGCACCAGGGTGCGCGCCAGTGTCTTCAGCAGTGTTGACTTTCCGCTACCGTTTGGGCCGAGCAGTACCGTCAGCTTGCCCTCGTCTACCGCAAAATCGACGCCGTTTAGCACATGCTGGGAGTTGTAACCGGCACGCAGGGCTTTGCCCGTCAGTCGAGGCGGCTTGGCGGGTGTCGGGGGCATGGGCTGGCTCGTTAGTGAGTATATGAGACTAAGAACCATAAGGTAAAACGTTCTCATTATCAATATTTGAAATCGCCTTAATCAGCATAGGATGCTCTCCGCCTTACGCCTTACCCATAGTAAAGGGCGTATCTTCGCCTTGTTTCCGGTGCCCTGTGTCATAAGTGTTTGGAGCGCCTAGTGGCGGGTACGATGCAGCAGAAAAACGAAGAAGGGCGCGCCCACCCCCGAGACGAAAATGCCGGCGGGGAGGTCTTTGGGGAGAAAGGCCACCCGGCCGAGCAGGTCGGCGTAGAGCACGATCAGTGCACCCACCAGGGCGGCGGCGGGTACCAGCCGGGCGAATCCTCGGCCCACCAGGCGGGAAGCGATATGCGGAGCGATCAGGCCCACGAAGCTGAGCCCTCCGGCGAAGGCCACGGCTGCGCCCGCCAGGGCCACGCTGCAGGCCACCATTACCAGCCGGCTGCGCAACAGGTTCACGCCGAGCCCCTGGGCCACTGCGTCACCGAGCGCCATGGCATCTATATGCCGTGCATAGGCCAAACACAACGGTACCGCCACCAGCACCCAGGGCAGCATGCCCAACACGTCCTGCCACTGAGCGGCGTAGAGGCTACCGGTTAGCCATACGTAGGCGGTCATAGCAACGGCATCGTCGCTGATCACGATCAACAGAGTGGTCAGGGCGCCCATGGCGGCGGACAGCCCGATGCCGACCAGCACCAGGCGCGAGGGAGCAACACCCCCCTTCCACGCCAGCAGGAACAGTAGCAGGGCAGCAAACAGTGCACCGATCAGCGCGGCGGCCGGCAGCCAATGGATGCTCAGAGTGGTGCCGAACAACGCCAGGAAGGTCACGGCGGCCAAGGCGGCGCCGCTGGTGATGCCGATCACATCGGGGGAGGCCAGCGGGTTGCGCACCATACCTTGGAGGATGGCACCGGCCACGGCCAGGGCCGCGCCCACCAGCACGGCCAGCAGGAGGCGCGGCAGACGCAGCTCCCAGACGATAAAGGCGATATCGCTGTCCTGCGGTGTCGCCAATGCGTGCAGGATTTCCGGGAACGAGGTGGGAAAGCTGCCGAGGCTAAGCGACAGGCCCATGCTGGACAGTAATACCAACCCTAGCAGGCCCAAGAGGCTCGTGTAGCGCGCCCGGCCGGCAGCGACGGTGGCGTCGATCGAAGGGGTCAGAGTCAAGGGGCGGGTCATGGTCAGGCCGGTTTCCTACGCGCGAGATGGATGAAAAAAGGCGTGCCGATCAGCGCGGTCATCACACCCACTGGCACATCCTGTGGGGCCATCAGGAAGCGCGAGGCCACATCAGCCAGCAGCAGCAGGCCCGCTCCCAGAAGGGCGCAGGCCGGCAGCAGCCAGCGGTGGTCGACGCCGAAAATCTCTCTCGCCATATGCGGCACAATTAGGCCAACGAAGCCGATCATGCCTGCCAGCGCCACCGAACTACCAGCCAGCAGGATCACCACCAGGCCTAGCAACAGCTTAATGGTGCCGACGCGCATGCCCAGGCCCTTGACTATGTCATCGCCCAGCAACAGGGCATTGGCGTGCCTGACGAGCAGGGCACACAGCAGCAGGGCGCCACCGAAGAGCGGCAGCAATGGCACCACCTGCGACAGCTCACGGCCGGAGACGGAACCGGCCAGCCAGTACAGCACGCTCTCGAAGCTCTGGCGGTCGATGATAAGCAGGCCCTGGCTGAACGAGACGAACATGGCGGTGACGGCTACCCCCGCCAACACCACTCGCAGCGGCGCCAGCTCCCCATGACGGCCGCGACTCAGTAGCACCACCAGGCAGGCCGCTACCAGGGCTCCCAGCAACGCTGCCCAAACGTAGTCGGCGGGGGTATGGAGGGGCAATAGAGAGACCGCGATCACCACGAAAAACATAGCTCCGGCATTGATCCCCAGTATGCTCGGCGAGGCCAGAGGGTTGCCGGTAATGGTCTGCATCAGGGCGCCGGCTATGGCCAGGCTTGCGCCGACCAGGGTGGCGATGACCGCCCGCGGCAGGCGCTCCGTGAACAGGATGATATGCGCGACCCGGCTGGGGTCGTAGTGAGTAAGCGCCTCGAAAAAAGTGGGCCAGGCGATTTCGGTAGTGCCCAGAATGACGCTTGCCACGAAAGCCGCGGCGACCAGAATCAGACCCAGCAGCAGTCCCAGGCCCCGGTAAAAACGGCCAATCAGCATGCGGCGGCCCCCTCGTCGCGGGGCTTGGGCACTTTGGTGATATCGGCGTCGCAAGCCCGCATGGCCGGCGTAGGCATCGAAAGCCTGTTGGGGTTATCCAGTCCGTAGTGGACATAGAGGCTATCGAGCATCGCGTTGGCGGCCAGGATGCCGCCGCCCATGATCCAGGTCACCGCATCCACCTCGAAGACGCGGTCATCCTGCACGGCATCCAGTCGCTGCCAGAGGGGGTGAGAGGCCCAGTGTCGATAGTTCCGAGCGATGGCGGGGTCGTCCGGCTCCAGCAGCACGAAAATAACGTCGGCGTTCAGGACGGGAATGTTCTCCTCACTCGTCAGCTTCATTCCCCAGCCCTGGTCATCTACGGCGCCCGGCTGCTCGTAGCCCAGCTCATCGAGGATCGAGCCGGCGAACCCCGTGGAGTAAAGACGCACATGGTCGCTCTTAAAGCGCACCACGGCGGCCTTCTGCGGCCAATCATCGCCCAAAGTGTCGGCGATCTGCCGGCGAAAATCGGCCACCCGGTCGTCCCACTGCCGTATCAATGCTCGGGCCCGGGCCTCGCGGCCGGTGGCCTGCGCCATCAGCGTCAGGCTGGCCTTGAAGTCGAAGACGGTGCCGGTGACCACCGTGGAGGCTATTTGCTCCAACAGCGGCCGAACCCGCTCGTGACGAAAGCGCGTGGCCACGATCAGGTCGGGGGCCAGCCAGGCCACCTTCTCCAGGTTGGGCTGGGTCTCCAGGCCGACGTGCTCGACGCCGGCCAGAGCCTCGCGCAGATAGCGATACATGGGTTTCTCCAGCCAGGAGTCAACGACGCCCACTGGGGTGATGCCGAGCGCTACCGCGCTGTCCGTCGCCCCCTGGTAGAGGGTGACGACCCGCTGCGGGGGGGCGGAGATATGGGTGTCACCGAAGGCATTGGCGACGCTGCGCCCGCTCTGGGGCGCATTCGCGGCGAGAGCGCTGGGCCCCAGCGCCAGGCCGACCAGCAGCCCGGCTCTGGTGCACCACAGGCCCAGCCGATATATACGCTTGCGGCCGAAGCGGTCGGCCAGGTAGTCGGTTAGCGGCATGGTCATGCTCGACAGCTTTTGTCATGGATACTCCCGTCGTGGAGCATGGCAGGCGCCAGGCTGGCGCCGCTCAATAAGACGGATCGCTCGGTCGCTTCGCCTCAGAAGTCGACTTGGTAGCCCA encodes the following:
- a CDS encoding helix-turn-helix transcriptional regulator, which codes for MAVNGQQQAARASLSIRVRALIDGQLARGKVGVEVVASQLHMSRYTLHKKLRAEGLTFARILEDVRRKQALAYMQDKTKPLVEIAEHLGFSELSAFSRAFKRWMGSSPAEYRSVRFS
- a CDS encoding beta-ketoacyl synthase N-terminal-like domain-containing protein, whose translation is MRRVVITGMGIVSSLGTDIKAVTKSLREVKSGIGFSEEARDNGLRSQICGQINLNLPELIDRKLWRFMCPAAGYAYLSTVEALTQSGLTDEQIRANTTGAIFGTGGASTVELMDAIDTHRAKGIRRVGPYRVPRTMGSSINASIATAFGITGVNYGITSACATSTHAVGHAADLIAMGRQDVMLAGGGDDIHWSLSMLFDAMGALSTKYNDTPEKASRTYDANRDGFVISGGGGTLVLEALEHAQARGANILAEVVGFGATSDGADMVAPSGEGAVRCMQQAMKNIDGEISYINTHGTSTPAGDITELKAIKQAFGDRIPPLSSTKALSGHALGAAGVHEAIYSLIMQRESFICPSANIENLDEGAEGYPVVREVRENQNLEYVMSNSFGFGGTNGSLVFKKF
- the fabA gene encoding bifunctional 3-hydroxydecanoyl-ACP dehydratase/trans-2-decenoyl-ACP isomerase; this encodes MDSNPYPNTFSKQDLIDCGHGELFKGAGMRLPIDEMLMFDRITHIGSEGGLYGKGGLTAELDINPDLWFFKVHFDSDPVMPGCLGLDAMWQLLGFYLAWTGGRGKGRALGSGDVKFFGQVLPNAKKVTYHLDFKRLIKRKLTMAIADGRMEVDGKEIYTAKDLRVGLFTSTDNF
- a CDS encoding NnrS family protein, whose product is MAIPTPSADRASIGQLFGYPFRIFFLSMALLVVVVLPVWVLQATGTLQLPLALPGVLWHQHEMLFGFLTAAIAGFLLTAVCTWTQTDRIHGLRLALLWGVWLAGRLLLAFGGDLPVWLVQGVNLAFLPLVMIDAGWRVWHARQKRQLMILVVLGLLWLMQIGFVTRLDPVYGYGALLMGLALISIVGGRITPAFTSGYLSRQGLSPTLVKNSAKLDMASVFAMIVLLAMLVSGWRTLAGVMAIVAAGIMLVRLYNWKGWLTHKEPLLWVLHLSILWVPVALVLLAGHLLLEWPSNAWAHAAGAGAIGCLIFGVIARVTLGHTGRPLVLPRGMVTAFVLIQLAAVARVLTAFNILGWHAGIGVSTLLWLIAFGIFLWRYTHILASPRPDGKIG
- a CDS encoding SirB2 family protein encodes the protein MTLKSIHMLTAYLTVTLFALRLLMDAVGRPGWRQTPLRWIPHANDTVLLASAISLVFVTPWMPLVHGWLTAKIILLVGYIIAGLFALKVSVDKRARIVAAVLALVQIAAIFYLATAKPILFS
- a CDS encoding sucrase ferredoxin, whose product is MTAAPRKFCSIESAEIGDPLVGTGAHATRNLLISWPRAKWLRNLRQASDMPEEVLDLLNAIADDGRRVNLIHRQEQPTHHHRLVLMPEGRTYDVAREELAELLHAFDDGKSVERWRAGSVEGSLILCCTHGKKDKCCAKFGYRSYKALASAAQQCAYPFDVWESSHLGGCRLAASVMVFPARRKYGRLTTDDVPRLLQAEAEDRPYLPCYRGDSQLTPAEQCAQVAALQWLAARGNTARVWVEDALTDADGSRLRLPVRWQAGDQQGQLVVSCLESELIRHDTCADYQRDGAQPSRVWRAIQID
- a CDS encoding ABC transporter ATP-binding protein, whose translation is MPPTPAKPPRLTGKALRAGYNSQHVLNGVDFAVDEGKLTVLLGPNGSGKSTLLKTLARTLVPSAGRVCLDGKDIHRRSTREVAQRLGILPQGPSAPEGLTVRQLVGMGRFPHQRWWRQDAEQDARAIREAMVYADVTDFAERSVDALSGGQRQRCWIAMILAQDTDLILLDEPTTFLDLKVQVDLLELLVLLAHDKGRTLLVVLHDLNLAAAYADILVMMRQGRIEHSGPPETIFTSAHLKQVFDLDAHVIRDPHTQRLLCVPSLTGTTPISQVVSGIAHGGSRPVTTMSRR
- a CDS encoding iron ABC transporter permease; this translates as MTRPLTLTPSIDATVAAGRARYTSLLGLLGLVLLSSMGLSLSLGSFPTSFPEILHALATPQDSDIAFIVWELRLPRLLLAVLVGAALAVAGAILQGMVRNPLASPDVIGITSGAALAAVTFLALFGTTLSIHWLPAAALIGALFAALLLFLLAWKGGVAPSRLVLVGIGLSAAMGALTTLLIVISDDAVAMTAYVWLTGSLYAAQWQDVLGMLPWVLVAVPLCLAYARHIDAMALGDAVAQGLGVNLLRSRLVMVACSVALAGAAVAFAGGLSFVGLIAPHIASRLVGRGFARLVPAAALVGALIVLYADLLGRVAFLPKDLPAGIFVSGVGAPFFVFLLHRTRH
- a CDS encoding iron ABC transporter permease, with translation MLIGRFYRGLGLLLGLILVAAAFVASVILGTTEIAWPTFFEALTHYDPSRVAHIILFTERLPRAVIATLVGASLAIAGALMQTITGNPLASPSILGINAGAMFFVVIAVSLLPLHTPADYVWAALLGALVAACLVVLLSRGRHGELAPLRVVLAGVAVTAMFVSFSQGLLIIDRQSFESVLYWLAGSVSGRELSQVVPLLPLFGGALLLCALLVRHANALLLGDDIVKGLGMRVGTIKLLLGLVVILLAGSSVALAGMIGFVGLIVPHMAREIFGVDHRWLLPACALLGAGLLLLADVASRFLMAPQDVPVGVMTALIGTPFFIHLARRKPA
- a CDS encoding iron-siderophore ABC transporter substrate-binding protein, producing the protein MTMPLTDYLADRFGRKRIYRLGLWCTRAGLLVGLALGPSALAANAPQSGRSVANAFGDTHISAPPQRVVTLYQGATDSAVALGITPVGVVDSWLEKPMYRYLREALAGVEHVGLETQPNLEKVAWLAPDLIVATRFRHERVRPLLEQIASTVVTGTVFDFKASLTLMAQATGREARARALIRQWDDRVADFRRQIADTLGDDWPQKAAVVRFKSDHVRLYSTGFAGSILDELGYEQPGAVDDQGWGMKLTSEENIPVLNADVIFVLLEPDDPAIARNYRHWASHPLWQRLDAVQDDRVFEVDAVTWIMGGGILAANAMLDSLYVHYGLDNPNRLSMPTPAMRACDADITKVPKPRDEGAAAC